A region of Maridesulfovibrio sp. DNA encodes the following proteins:
- a CDS encoding CoB--CoM heterodisulfide reductase iron-sulfur subunit A family protein encodes MAKKIGVYVCHCGSNIAGKVDCEKVADFARQLKNVAVARDYQFMCSDPGQEMIIRDIHEYGLSRVVVASCSPRLHEKTFQKACARAGLNPYLMQHCCIREHCSWITGDSDQATAKAMHIVEAAVHRVVRHQELFSREVDVLPDVMVVGAGIAGIQAALDIAKSGHKVHLVEKAPSIGGHMAQFDKTFPTLDCAACISTPKMVAVSQEPNINLMTWSEVEDVSGFVGNYTVTVLRRPRYVNETICTGCGACLEKCPTKAISEFNEGLGTRKAIYRNSPQAVPNTPVIDGTVCKKITKDKCGICQKICPTGAIDYTMQEKREVFNVGSIVLATGYDTMDPAPIAEYGFGRYDEVYTALQFERLNNAVGPTGGKIVMKNGQSPESVAIIHCVGSRDKNYHEYCSRTCCMYALKYDHLIKDKVGHDVNVYNFYIDMRCFGKGYEEFFKRVQEEGVTFIRGRPAEIVQEGEKLVVVGEDTLLGMDVRVPVDMVILCTAMEPRSDMTDVARIFGVSQGQDGFFLEEHPKLGPVSTATDGIFLAGACQGPKDIPDAVAHASGGAAQALALAAKGKVSISPTTSWINPDICIGCKVCINLCAYSAIEFDERRQVSVINEAMCKGCGSCAGYCPSGAAQIKHFSENQIFDEIDGLLGMMPEAVPEQSTEIRAAEKA; translated from the coding sequence ATGGCAAAAAAGATCGGCGTATATGTCTGCCATTGCGGATCGAATATAGCGGGCAAGGTTGACTGCGAAAAAGTTGCCGATTTTGCAAGGCAACTTAAGAATGTTGCGGTTGCCCGGGATTATCAGTTCATGTGCTCGGACCCCGGTCAGGAAATGATTATTCGGGATATTCATGAATATGGTCTCAGCCGCGTTGTGGTCGCGTCCTGTTCCCCCCGGCTGCACGAAAAGACTTTTCAGAAGGCCTGTGCCCGTGCCGGTCTTAATCCTTATCTGATGCAGCATTGCTGTATCCGTGAGCATTGTTCATGGATAACGGGAGATTCTGATCAGGCTACAGCCAAAGCCATGCATATTGTCGAGGCGGCTGTGCACAGGGTGGTCAGGCATCAGGAGCTATTCTCCCGTGAGGTGGATGTTTTACCCGATGTAATGGTCGTTGGTGCGGGGATTGCCGGTATTCAGGCTGCTCTCGATATCGCAAAGTCCGGACACAAGGTTCATCTGGTGGAGAAGGCTCCATCCATCGGCGGACATATGGCCCAGTTCGATAAGACTTTTCCCACCCTCGACTGTGCGGCCTGTATTTCCACCCCCAAGATGGTTGCGGTCTCTCAGGAACCCAATATCAATCTCATGACCTGGAGCGAAGTTGAGGATGTTTCGGGATTCGTAGGCAATTACACGGTCACGGTCCTGCGCAGGCCACGTTATGTTAACGAGACGATCTGTACCGGATGCGGGGCCTGTCTGGAGAAATGTCCGACCAAGGCCATCAGCGAATTTAACGAAGGGTTGGGTACACGTAAGGCCATTTATCGCAATTCGCCGCAGGCGGTTCCCAATACGCCGGTCATAGACGGCACAGTCTGTAAGAAAATTACCAAGGACAAGTGCGGAATCTGCCAGAAAATCTGTCCCACCGGGGCCATTGACTACACCATGCAGGAGAAACGTGAGGTCTTCAATGTGGGCAGTATTGTCCTTGCCACCGGATACGACACAATGGACCCCGCTCCCATAGCTGAATACGGGTTCGGCCGGTACGACGAAGTCTATACGGCCCTGCAGTTCGAACGCTTGAACAATGCCGTCGGTCCGACCGGGGGCAAGATAGTAATGAAGAACGGTCAGTCGCCGGAAAGTGTCGCCATAATCCATTGCGTGGGCAGTCGCGACAAGAATTATCACGAGTACTGTTCCCGGACCTGCTGCATGTATGCCCTTAAATATGATCATCTTATCAAGGATAAGGTCGGTCATGATGTCAATGTCTACAATTTTTATATTGATATGCGCTGCTTCGGTAAGGGGTATGAAGAGTTTTTCAAGCGGGTTCAGGAAGAGGGCGTGACCTTTATCCGTGGCCGTCCCGCAGAAATTGTTCAGGAAGGCGAAAAGCTGGTTGTGGTTGGAGAGGATACCCTGCTCGGCATGGATGTTCGGGTTCCGGTGGACATGGTTATTCTCTGTACTGCCATGGAGCCGCGGTCGGACATGACTGATGTGGCCCGTATTTTCGGTGTATCGCAGGGACAGGACGGCTTCTTTCTGGAAGAGCATCCCAAGCTTGGGCCGGTTTCAACCGCTACAGACGGAATTTTTCTGGCAGGAGCCTGTCAGGGACCGAAGGATATTCCTGATGCGGTTGCTCACGCTTCAGGCGGAGCTGCTCAGGCATTGGCTCTGGCGGCAAAGGGAAAGGTTTCTATTTCACCCACCACATCATGGATCAATCCGGATATCTGTATCGGTTGCAAGGTCTGTATTAACCTCTGCGCCTATTCCGCAATTGAATTTGATGAACGGAGGCAGGTATCGGTCATTAATGAAGCAATGTGCAAAGGCTGCGGCAGCTGTGCCGGATACTGTCCGAGTGGAGCAGCCCAGATCAAGCACTTCAGCGAGAACCAGATATTTGACGAAATCGACGGCCTTCTGGGGATGATGCCGGAGGCCGTTCCTGAACAATCCACTGAAATCCGGGCCGCGGAAAAGGCTTGA
- a CDS encoding hydrogenase iron-sulfur subunit yields the protein MSDKFEPTIVAFVCNWCTYTAADLAGTSRMVQQPNLRLVRMMCTGMVDPKYVIKALLSGADGVLVSGCHPGDCHYINGNYKARRRIKLLNEILPQFGIEKERVKLTWVGASEGNEFAATVNNFINEIREMGPMEARSMAVI from the coding sequence ATGAGCGATAAATTCGAACCGACAATAGTGGCTTTTGTCTGTAACTGGTGCACCTATACCGCGGCAGATCTCGCCGGGACTTCAAGGATGGTGCAGCAACCCAACCTAAGGCTGGTCAGGATGATGTGTACCGGCATGGTGGACCCCAAGTACGTTATCAAGGCACTGCTCTCCGGGGCTGACGGAGTTCTAGTCAGTGGGTGCCATCCCGGTGACTGCCATTACATCAACGGCAACTACAAGGCCCGGCGCAGGATAAAGCTGCTGAATGAGATTCTTCCACAGTTCGGCATTGAGAAGGAAAGGGTGAAGCTGACCTGGGTCGGCGCCAGTGAAGGAAATGAATTTGCGGCCACGGTTAATAATTTCATTAATGAAATACGTGAAATGGGTCCCATGGAAGCGCGTTCCATGGCGGTTATCTAA
- a CDS encoding Coenzyme F420 hydrogenase/dehydrogenase, beta subunit C-terminal domain, whose product MATTARIKVEGKNPVQALQGFLKGLLNDDVLGGIMVPVHLFGKGMPMPTLVTDPEQLSMADPLAPAFPMNSAKLLSRLTRGQSGEKIAAVMRPCEIRAFVELVKLNQGSLDSIIIVGMDCAGAYGNTDYLKFVGSNDPVKATIDFWGQYGCANETAVDGVDIASACRVCEHPAPANADIIIGIAGADLHVSIPVSASSARGEALLNSLGLPEEKTPNGREKTLKEIIERRTAARDTMMEETRALTGSLSKLSEYFSSCVNCYNCRVACPVCYCKECVFNTDVFEHKPWQFMGWAKRKGSLKLPTDTVFYHLTRMTHMSTACVGCGQCSNACPNDIPVMELFRTVAAQTQQGFDYLPGRSLNEPPPLSVFKEDEFQETVSHMA is encoded by the coding sequence ATGGCGACCACTGCAAGAATAAAGGTTGAAGGAAAAAATCCTGTTCAGGCTTTGCAGGGATTTTTGAAAGGGCTTTTGAATGATGACGTTCTGGGCGGCATTATGGTGCCTGTCCATCTGTTCGGCAAGGGCATGCCTATGCCCACGCTGGTGACTGATCCGGAACAGCTGTCCATGGCTGACCCTCTGGCTCCGGCATTTCCCATGAACAGCGCAAAGCTTCTTTCCCGGCTGACCCGTGGACAGTCCGGGGAAAAAATCGCCGCAGTCATGCGCCCGTGCGAGATCAGGGCCTTTGTCGAGTTGGTCAAGCTGAATCAGGGCAGTCTCGACAGTATCATTATTGTTGGTATGGACTGTGCCGGGGCCTACGGTAACACCGATTATTTGAAGTTTGTCGGCAGCAATGATCCGGTCAAGGCCACCATTGATTTTTGGGGACAGTACGGCTGCGCAAATGAAACTGCTGTGGACGGCGTGGACATAGCTTCCGCCTGTCGTGTCTGTGAGCATCCGGCTCCGGCCAATGCCGACATCATAATCGGAATAGCCGGTGCTGACCTGCACGTGAGCATACCGGTCTCGGCATCCAGTGCGCGCGGGGAAGCTTTACTCAACAGTCTCGGTCTGCCTGAGGAGAAAACTCCCAACGGACGTGAAAAGACTCTTAAGGAAATTATTGAACGCCGGACGGCGGCTCGGGATACAATGATGGAAGAAACAAGAGCTCTGACCGGGTCTTTGTCGAAACTTTCCGAATACTTTTCATCTTGTGTCAACTGCTATAACTGCCGGGTCGCCTGCCCTGTTTGTTACTGCAAGGAATGTGTCTTCAATACCGATGTCTTTGAGCACAAGCCGTGGCAGTTCATGGGCTGGGCAAAGCGCAAGGGCAGTCTGAAGTTGCCTACGGACACGGTTTTCTATCACCTGACTAGGATGACCCACATGAGTACGGCCTGCGTAGGTTGCGGACAGTGTTCCAATGCCTGTCCCAACGATATCCCGGTTATGGAATTGTTCAGGACTGTTGCCGCGCAGACACAGCAGGGGTTTGATTATCTACCGGGCAGGAGCCTTAATGAGCCGCCGCCGTTGTCGGTGTTCAAGGAAGATGAATTTCAGGAAACGGTATCGCATATGGCCTAG
- a CDS encoding 4Fe-4S binding protein — protein MRKQYGALVVGAGIGGIRAALDLAVTGHKVALIDRRPNHGGILAQLDYQFPSDHCGMCRMLPLMSRDSSSQYCLRKGLFHDNIDIMLSTELAELEGEPGKFLVSLNRKSPLIDPEKCVSCGKCSEVCPVRVPSEFNAGLTERAAVYLPVPHAIPNHYVLDLDNCQRCWKCYETCPTGAIDFKFAEREEFHILIADSDPEIVSFMKESLQEQNFTLHFASSGRDVVDMLSGDQKIGLVLLGMNFDDMAADRVLIRCHELRPGLPVVAMSGSGQEENAADLVMQGARDYLVKPLGQKRFVPWLDKLYMRIMSDTTEELMVGAVVLAGGFDCYNPKMDPQGGEDIWSYGHPGVVTALEFERLLSGTGPTGGRLLRPEDNKPVERIAWIQCVGSRDVQKGADYCSGICCMFSIKESVLAKKATGGRVDATIFYMDMRTVGKDYQRYRQRAETELGVRFVPSRPHSITPDEGSQGLKIEYLSPAGELEVEIFDMVVLAVGARPPAGMEKFARTTGIELNDWGFADRKSYAPEKTSRVGVFSAGAFNEPRDISDSVIQAGAAAQGASRLIKVYDVLAGIETEPEPEYPDVSRQAARIYVAVCSSCPTLGQAVDLEKLSVRLAKIHSVCKVVSVNGACTADGWDEIRQGVAEFKPNRVLIGACMPYAYIPRLKELGQSIGLNPALMDVVDIYSPTFEPGLKDSPEKEIYASLASAAARLQGVDPVPPPVMVDVTRSALIVGGGLAGMTSAMAIADQGYGVCLVESEEELGGMAMRLHTQLDGSDPRKFMEELIGQVMKHPNIKVFKDSRVVLSRGSAGKFRSAIASPEGVFPLEHGVTILATGAQEGKIYESGFCVHKSVMTHLTLEERLASGVIDAGELSAVAMIQCWRSLTEDRKYCSKVCCPEMLKNVLTLKERNPDLPIYVFYRDIMAPGFLESYYTQARKTGAIFIRFDSDNPPNVEFDDGKPVITAFDSVLGDNVRISADLLSLSSGLDPNDIEDLQEIFGVEVNSDGFYQEADFKWRPVDFLKQGIYMCGTAVAPKRMHETVASAKAAAQRALRILNAEKIARETVVASVRHSLCSLCQACVSACPYGARVVDLETEQIAVDEILCQGCGVCAAVCPNSATVLKGFHDGPMLSVIDAVLEEPA, from the coding sequence ATGAGAAAGCAATATGGAGCACTGGTGGTCGGAGCTGGCATAGGCGGAATCAGGGCCGCTCTTGATCTGGCTGTTACCGGTCACAAAGTGGCTCTCATTGACAGACGGCCCAATCACGGTGGGATTCTGGCCCAGCTGGACTATCAATTTCCGTCCGATCATTGCGGTATGTGCCGGATGCTGCCGCTGATGTCGCGGGATTCATCAAGTCAGTACTGCCTGCGTAAGGGGCTCTTTCACGATAACATCGATATCATGCTTTCCACCGAGCTGGCTGAACTTGAGGGCGAGCCCGGAAAGTTTCTCGTCTCACTTAACCGGAAATCTCCCCTGATCGACCCTGAAAAGTGTGTGAGCTGCGGTAAGTGTTCCGAGGTCTGTCCGGTCAGGGTACCCAGTGAATTCAATGCCGGCCTGACGGAACGTGCAGCGGTATATCTTCCGGTGCCGCACGCCATTCCCAATCATTATGTCCTTGATCTCGATAACTGTCAGCGTTGCTGGAAGTGTTATGAAACCTGTCCTACCGGAGCCATTGATTTCAAGTTCGCCGAACGCGAAGAGTTTCACATTCTTATCGCAGACAGTGATCCTGAAATTGTTTCTTTTATGAAAGAGAGCCTGCAGGAGCAGAATTTCACTTTGCATTTTGCCTCATCGGGGCGCGATGTTGTTGATATGCTTTCCGGTGATCAGAAAATTGGACTGGTGCTATTGGGGATGAATTTTGACGACATGGCTGCTGACCGCGTGCTGATCCGTTGCCATGAATTGCGTCCGGGGTTGCCGGTAGTAGCCATGTCCGGTTCTGGACAGGAAGAAAACGCAGCTGATCTCGTGATGCAGGGTGCACGTGATTATCTGGTCAAGCCCCTCGGGCAAAAGCGTTTTGTGCCATGGCTGGATAAGCTCTACATGCGCATTATGTCTGACACAACCGAGGAGTTGATGGTCGGCGCGGTGGTGCTTGCCGGAGGATTCGACTGCTATAATCCGAAGATGGACCCGCAGGGTGGCGAGGATATTTGGAGTTATGGTCACCCCGGCGTTGTCACCGCTCTGGAATTTGAACGCTTGTTGAGCGGGACCGGGCCTACCGGAGGGCGACTTCTCAGGCCGGAAGACAATAAGCCGGTAGAGAGAATTGCCTGGATTCAATGTGTGGGCTCGCGTGATGTGCAGAAGGGAGCGGATTACTGCTCTGGAATCTGCTGCATGTTTTCCATCAAGGAATCTGTGCTGGCTAAAAAGGCCACAGGCGGTAGGGTCGATGCCACAATCTTTTATATGGATATGCGTACTGTCGGGAAAGATTACCAACGTTATCGTCAGCGCGCAGAAACCGAGCTCGGGGTGCGTTTCGTGCCGAGCAGGCCGCATTCCATAACCCCGGATGAAGGCAGTCAGGGACTTAAAATCGAGTATTTGAGCCCAGCAGGGGAGCTGGAAGTAGAGATCTTTGACATGGTTGTTCTGGCCGTGGGGGCGCGTCCTCCGGCAGGTATGGAAAAGTTTGCCCGGACCACCGGTATTGAACTCAATGATTGGGGTTTTGCGGATAGGAAATCCTATGCGCCGGAAAAGACTAGTCGGGTCGGTGTCTTTTCCGCAGGTGCTTTTAACGAACCCAGAGATATTTCTGATTCAGTTATTCAGGCTGGGGCCGCCGCTCAGGGCGCATCTCGTTTGATTAAAGTCTATGACGTTCTTGCGGGCATTGAAACCGAGCCGGAACCGGAATACCCGGACGTTTCAAGGCAGGCAGCCCGGATTTATGTTGCTGTTTGCTCCTCCTGTCCGACTCTCGGGCAGGCCGTTGACCTGGAAAAATTGAGCGTCCGTTTGGCTAAAATACATTCCGTATGCAAGGTCGTTTCAGTCAATGGAGCCTGTACTGCCGATGGCTGGGATGAAATAAGGCAGGGCGTTGCAGAATTCAAGCCCAACCGGGTGCTCATCGGGGCCTGTATGCCCTATGCCTATATTCCCAGACTCAAAGAGTTGGGCCAAAGTATTGGATTGAATCCCGCATTGATGGATGTGGTTGATATCTACAGTCCGACCTTTGAACCGGGCCTGAAGGACAGTCCGGAAAAGGAAATATACGCTTCCCTTGCTTCCGCTGCTGCCCGCTTGCAGGGGGTGGACCCTGTCCCTCCACCGGTTATGGTGGATGTAACCAGATCCGCCTTGATTGTAGGTGGAGGACTGGCAGGCATGACTTCCGCAATGGCGATTGCCGATCAGGGATACGGGGTCTGCCTGGTCGAGTCCGAAGAGGAACTCGGCGGTATGGCTATGCGTTTGCACACCCAGCTTGACGGTTCAGATCCGCGAAAGTTCATGGAGGAACTGATCGGGCAGGTCATGAAACACCCCAATATAAAGGTGTTCAAGGATTCCCGGGTGGTTCTTTCCAGAGGAAGTGCCGGAAAATTTCGTTCGGCCATAGCCAGTCCTGAAGGAGTTTTTCCTCTTGAGCACGGAGTGACCATCCTCGCCACCGGAGCGCAGGAGGGCAAGATTTATGAAAGCGGTTTCTGCGTGCACAAGTCGGTGATGACTCATCTGACCCTTGAGGAGCGGCTGGCCTCCGGTGTGATTGATGCAGGGGAATTGTCTGCCGTAGCCATGATTCAGTGCTGGCGTTCGCTAACTGAGGACCGAAAGTACTGCAGCAAGGTCTGCTGCCCTGAAATGCTGAAAAATGTCCTGACTCTCAAGGAACGTAATCCAGACCTTCCTATCTATGTTTTTTACCGGGACATTATGGCCCCCGGTTTTCTTGAAAGTTATTACACTCAGGCCCGTAAGACCGGAGCCATCTTTATTCGCTTCGATTCTGACAATCCCCCAAATGTTGAATTCGATGATGGTAAGCCGGTGATTACTGCCTTTGATTCCGTGCTTGGGGATAACGTCCGGATAAGTGCGGATCTCCTGTCTCTTTCCAGCGGGCTTGATCCTAATGATATTGAGGATTTACAGGAAATATTTGGCGTAGAGGTCAACTCGGACGGTTTTTATCAGGAAGCTGATTTTAAGTGGCGTCCTGTGGATTTCCTTAAGCAGGGTATCTACATGTGCGGAACCGCTGTCGCGCCCAAGCGTATGCATGAGACCGTGGCTTCGGCAAAGGCTGCTGCTCAGCGGGCTTTGCGGATTCTGAATGCCGAAAAAATTGCCCGTGAGACCGTTGTCGCATCTGTTCGTCATTCCCTGTGTTCACTTTGTCAGGCCTGTGTTTCCGCCTGTCCGTACGGGGCGAGGGTTGTTGATCTGGAAACTGAACAGATCGCAGTTGATGAAATTCTTTGTCAGGGATGCGGGGTCTGTGCCGCGGTCTGCCCTAATAGTGCCACGGTACTCAAGGGATTCCACGACGGGCCGATGTTGTCAGTGATTGATGCTGTTTTGGAGGAACCGGCATAG
- a CDS encoding 4Fe-4S dicluster domain-containing protein → MKGTERQVWSPADEETRSVLAELKETVGACMQCGTCTASCPNRFAMDVSPRAMWRMIQFDMLDRILKSHTFWLCSSCYMCTLRCPRGLKLTSAMGMLKRLARLRSGQDVAETGDFYEAFMSNVETYGRVQELSLMNGYFMKSMNPVLPLTFIPLGIKMLGKGKLHLPDTMQRDTLKAMFAKAREMEGR, encoded by the coding sequence ATGAAAGGTACAGAAAGACAGGTGTGGAGTCCGGCGGACGAAGAGACCCGGTCGGTTCTTGCCGAACTCAAGGAGACGGTGGGGGCCTGCATGCAGTGCGGCACCTGCACGGCGTCCTGTCCTAACAGGTTTGCCATGGATGTTTCCCCGCGCGCCATGTGGAGGATGATTCAGTTCGACATGCTGGACCGGATTCTTAAGAGCCATACCTTCTGGCTCTGTTCGTCCTGTTACATGTGTACTCTGCGCTGCCCTCGGGGACTGAAGCTGACTTCGGCCATGGGTATGCTCAAGCGGCTTGCACGGTTGAGGTCCGGGCAGGATGTGGCGGAAACCGGGGATTTTTATGAGGCATTCATGAGCAATGTGGAGACGTATGGCCGTGTTCAGGAATTGAGCCTGATGAACGGATACTTCATGAAAAGCATGAATCCTGTCCTGCCGCTGACTTTTATCCCTCTCGGAATAAAGATGCTCGGCAAGGGCAAGCTGCATCTTCCCGATACGATGCAGCGGGATACGCTGAAGGCCATGTTTGCCAAGGCGCGAGAAATGGAGGGACGCTGA
- a CDS encoding CoB--CoM heterodisulfide reductase iron-sulfur subunit B family protein translates to MTYAYYPGCSLLESAQEFDVSVRAVMNALGVELEEIPDWTCCGASAAEPVSRLMNYALPARNLAIAEEKLSGLDVLAPCSACYLNLLKVNREVFGNRELHDEVNKVLGVSGLAYTGSVRVRHLCDVLLNDIGPDNIAAAVVDGLEGMRVAPYYGCQILRPYSVFDDPRKPKSMEPVLKALGAEVFEWDSGNRCCGASLMMGHRDVALHSVGSILSAAAEADVIVTVCPLCQMNLEAYQDQLAGAGVKHVPVIYLSQLMGMSFGFGEEGTQLNKNLTVTAGVRKDFADKVWAQETVSEHGGDVTDVEP, encoded by the coding sequence ATGACGTACGCATACTATCCCGGATGTTCCCTGCTTGAAAGTGCGCAAGAATTTGACGTGTCGGTCAGGGCCGTCATGAATGCGCTGGGTGTGGAGCTGGAGGAAATTCCCGATTGGACCTGCTGCGGAGCCAGTGCAGCGGAACCTGTCAGCAGATTGATGAATTACGCGCTTCCGGCACGTAATTTAGCCATTGCAGAAGAAAAATTGAGCGGTCTGGATGTATTGGCTCCGTGCAGTGCCTGCTACCTCAATCTACTCAAGGTCAACCGTGAGGTTTTCGGAAACAGGGAGCTTCACGATGAGGTGAATAAGGTGCTGGGCGTTTCCGGTCTGGCTTATACGGGATCGGTCCGGGTTCGCCATCTATGCGATGTTTTGCTCAACGATATCGGGCCGGACAATATTGCAGCTGCGGTGGTCGACGGGCTGGAGGGCATGCGGGTGGCACCGTATTACGGCTGCCAGATTCTACGCCCGTATTCTGTTTTTGATGATCCTCGCAAGCCGAAGTCAATGGAACCTGTTTTGAAGGCTTTGGGAGCCGAGGTGTTCGAGTGGGATTCAGGTAACCGCTGTTGTGGAGCATCGCTTATGATGGGGCACCGGGATGTGGCCCTGCACTCGGTAGGTTCCATTCTGAGCGCTGCGGCTGAAGCGGATGTCATCGTGACTGTCTGTCCTTTGTGTCAGATGAATCTTGAGGCTTATCAGGACCAGCTTGCGGGGGCCGGTGTGAAGCATGTGCCGGTCATTTACCTGTCACAGCTTATGGGGATGTCTTTTGGATTTGGAGAGGAAGGGACACAACTTAATAAGAATCTGACTGTGACGGCTGGCGTCAGGAAGGATTTTGCAGACAAGGTCTGGGCTCAGGAGACTGTTTCCGAGCATGGCGGAGATGTAACTGATGTTGAACCGTAA
- a CDS encoding universal stress protein, translated as MFKDIIVGITPTGIDDCAVKAAVEFARKFEANLYLVHVAGMEQGWGAIEHLAPSGETGKLKEQISEMYGAMLGDIPNFEIMVVPGIPHSELLRLARKKNTDLIIMGPHTKEYEEQRSKMWGMAGSTLERVSQRARCPVMIVHKDVVCKEPLFENILVATDFSDQAECAVSYGGQMARQYKSNLSVIHVADGEAEGDSGARLEKAYGARLAGLNASFEGCQGQPSMEILKKAQQGNADLVIMAHHSKEQDPEKAFLGSTVVQVALNATCPTMSVNHHFDLRCGLMYDQTGAVVQAEASA; from the coding sequence ATGTTTAAGGACATTATCGTGGGTATTACCCCTACCGGAATTGATGATTGCGCAGTCAAGGCTGCTGTGGAATTTGCCCGGAAGTTTGAAGCTAATCTCTACTTGGTGCATGTCGCAGGAATGGAGCAGGGCTGGGGAGCTATAGAACATCTGGCTCCTTCCGGTGAAACCGGAAAGCTTAAGGAGCAGATTTCCGAAATGTACGGAGCTATGCTCGGCGATATTCCTAACTTTGAAATTATGGTGGTTCCGGGGATTCCCCATAGCGAACTCCTGCGTCTGGCCAGAAAGAAGAATACGGACCTTATCATCATGGGGCCTCATACCAAGGAGTATGAGGAACAGCGCTCCAAGATGTGGGGTATGGCCGGAAGCACTCTGGAGCGGGTCAGCCAGAGGGCTCGTTGTCCGGTCATGATTGTGCATAAGGACGTAGTCTGCAAGGAACCTCTTTTTGAGAACATTCTTGTTGCCACGGACTTTTCCGATCAGGCGGAGTGTGCAGTGAGTTATGGTGGGCAGATGGCCCGTCAGTACAAGTCCAACCTGAGCGTAATACATGTTGCGGACGGGGAAGCGGAAGGCGATAGCGGAGCACGGCTTGAAAAGGCATATGGAGCCCGTCTGGCCGGATTGAACGCCTCATTCGAAGGATGTCAGGGCCAGCCTTCAATGGAAATTCTGAAGAAGGCCCAGCAGGGCAATGCCGATCTGGTGATTATGGCTCACCACTCCAAGGAACAGGATCCTGAGAAGGCTTTCCTTGGTTCTACCGTGGTTCAGGTTGCGCTTAATGCCACCTGCCCGACTATGAGTGTTAACCATCACTTCGATTTACGTTGCGGCCTGATGTATGACCAGACCGGAGCCGTTGTGCAGGCTGAAGCGTCAGCATAG
- a CDS encoding (Fe-S)-binding protein: protein MNMVVPKTMDSEVREFLNKFDFSACLVCGTCSNGCPITGTPGMEGWNTRKVMRMLAYGMVDEVVESKFPWLCTGCGRCAYSCPMGIDIPAVMAHMKSMRERDKVPGSLHKGTMNNVDSGNNLAIPKDDYLMGMADLGEEMSEECPGFYVPVDKQDADILFFPNSKEVYGDYEDQFWWWKVFYAAKENWTVPSEGWEAVDWALFTGNYEANKVLAQRKIDYMKKYNIKRMIMPDCGGGSYGCRTGMEKCVLEDPRNEVGFTYLYDYLVQIIREGRIKLDKSVNVGKRFTWHDSCKHGRELARHFGKGFFEEPRWIINQCVDDFVEMTPNRGLNYCCGAGGGMWPAPYEDESAWHARHKFDQIKRSGADVVLVGCSNCRDQIMKRIPKYYTDYKYEVKYIWQLVAETLILEPWEEDMIAKAKKEAEAQWEKFGVDTSAEEY from the coding sequence ATGAATATGGTTGTGCCGAAAACGATGGATTCAGAGGTCCGGGAATTTTTGAACAAGTTCGATTTCAGCGCCTGTCTTGTTTGTGGAACCTGTTCCAACGGGTGTCCGATTACGGGGACTCCGGGTATGGAGGGCTGGAATACCCGTAAGGTCATGCGCATGCTTGCCTACGGCATGGTTGACGAAGTTGTGGAATCAAAATTCCCATGGCTGTGCACCGGTTGCGGCAGGTGTGCCTATTCCTGTCCAATGGGTATAGATATTCCTGCGGTCATGGCCCATATGAAAAGCATGCGTGAACGTGACAAGGTGCCGGGATCACTCCACAAGGGAACAATGAATAATGTGGATTCCGGTAACAATCTGGCCATCCCCAAAGACGATTATCTTATGGGAATGGCAGATTTGGGCGAAGAAATGTCGGAGGAATGTCCCGGATTTTATGTGCCGGTTGATAAGCAGGATGCCGATATTCTATTTTTTCCCAACTCCAAGGAAGTATATGGTGACTACGAAGACCAGTTCTGGTGGTGGAAGGTATTTTACGCCGCCAAAGAAAACTGGACCGTTCCTTCGGAAGGCTGGGAGGCCGTAGACTGGGCGCTGTTCACTGGAAATTATGAAGCCAACAAGGTTCTGGCCCAGCGTAAGATCGATTACATGAAAAAATACAATATCAAGCGTATGATCATGCCGGACTGCGGCGGTGGTTCATATGGATGTCGTACCGGTATGGAAAAATGCGTTTTGGAAGATCCGAGGAACGAGGTCGGTTTCACCTATCTTTATGATTATTTGGTGCAGATTATTCGCGAGGGACGCATAAAGCTTGATAAGTCCGTGAATGTCGGAAAACGTTTTACCTGGCATGACTCCTGTAAGCATGGCCGGGAACTGGCCCGTCATTTCGGCAAGGGCTTTTTCGAAGAACCGCGCTGGATTATCAACCAATGCGTCGATGATTTTGTTGAGATGACCCCCAACCGGGGTTTGAATTATTGCTGCGGTGCCGGCGGAGGCATGTGGCCTGCTCCCTATGAGGATGAATCCGCATGGCATGCAAGGCACAAGTTCGACCAGATCAAGAGGAGCGGCGCGGATGTAGTTCTGGTGGGTTGTTCCAACTGCCGGGACCAGATCATGAAGCGTATTCCCAAATATTATACTGACTACAAGTATGAGGTTAAATACATCTGGCAACTGGTTGCTGAAACGTTGATCCTTGAGCCTTGGGAAGAGGATATGATCGCCAAAGCCAAGAAAGAAGCCGAAGCTCAATGGGAAAAATTCGGTGTGGATACTTCTGCAGAGGAGTATTAG